Proteins encoded in a region of the Phoenix dactylifera cultivar Barhee BC4 chromosome 3, palm_55x_up_171113_PBpolish2nd_filt_p, whole genome shotgun sequence genome:
- the LOC103714375 gene encoding laccase-3, whose translation MESHSNTAIPSWFLCLLLSNFFLLFSHTKAEVHYHDFVVQATPVKRLCKTHNIITVNGQYPGPTLEVKNGDTLVINVVNRASYNVTLHWHGVRQMRTAWADGPEMVTQCPIRPGGSYTYRFTIEGQEGTLWWHAHSSWLRATVYGALIIHPKENTSYPFAKPAREIPILLGEWWDANPIDVVREATRTGAAPNISDAFTINGQPGDLYNCSSKDTTVIPVAPGDTNLLRIINAALNTELFFAIAGHQMTVVGADASYTKPFTTSVVMLGPGQTTDVLVSMDQPPSRYYMAARAYASAQGVPFDNTTTTAILDYDCGCSAKPGQGIQPAFPNLPAYNDTATATAFSTGLRSLNKVSIPSPVDENLFFTVGLGLFNCPPGKTCGGPNGTRFGASVNNISFVLPASFSILQAHHHGVAGVFTTDFPANPPVQFHYTATNVTRALWQPVAATKVYKLRYGSVVQLVLQGTSIFAAENHPIHIHGYDFYILAEGFGNFDAAKDTAKFNLVDPPMKNTVGVPVNGWAVIRFVADNPGVWLMHCHLDVHITWGLAMAFLVEDGVGELQSLEPPPADLPVC comes from the exons ATGGAGTCTCACTCAAACACCGCCATTCCATCCTGgttcctctgcctcctccttagtaatttctttcttctcttctcccataCCAAAGCTGAAGTTCACTACCACGACTTTGTT GTCCAAGCGACGCCAGTGAAGAGGCTGTGCAAGACCCACAACATCATTACGGTGAATGGGCAATACCCAGGACCAACTTTAGAGGTTAAAAATGGTGACACCCTCGTGATTAATGTCGTGAACCGAGCCAGCTACAATGTCACACTTCACTG GCATGGAGTTCGACAAATGAGAACGGCATGGGCCGATGGACCGGAGATGGTGACTCAGTGTCCGATCAGGCCCGGCGGGAGCTACACATACCGGTTCACGATCGAGGGCCAGGAGGGGACCTTGTGGTGGCACGCACACAGCTCCTGGCTCCGCGCCACCGTGTATGGAGCTCTCATCATCCACCCAAAGGAGAACACCTCCTATCCATTCGCAAAGCCTGCAAGAGAAATCCCCATCCTTCTCG GAGAGTGGTGGGATGCGAATCCAATTGATGTCGTCAGAGAGGCGACACGGACCGGAGCAGCTCCAAACATCTCCGATGCTTTCACCATCAATGGCCAGCCCGGCGATCTCTACAACTGTTCGAGCAAAG ACACAACGGTGATTCCGGTGGCCCCCGGTGACAccaacctcctccggatcaTCAACGCGGCCCTGAACACCGAGCTTTTCTTCGCCATCGCCGGGCACCAGATGACCGTCGTCGGAGCCGACGCTTCCTACACCAAGCCCTTCACCACCTCCGTGGTCATGCTGGGCCCGGGCCAGACCACCGATGTCCTCGTGAGCATGGACCAGCCGCCCTCCCGGTACTACATGGCCGCCCGGGCCTACGCCAGCGCCCAGGGCGTCCCCTTCGACAACACCACCACCACCGCCATCCTGGATTACGACTGCGGATGCTCCGCCAAGCCCGGACAAGGCATCCAGCCGGCATTCCCGAACCTCCCGGCCTACAACGATaccgccaccgccaccgccTTCTCCACCGGCCTCAGAAGCCTGAACAAGGTCAGCATCCCGAGCCCGGTAGATGAGAACCTCTTCTTCACCGTCGGCCTGGGCCTCTTCAACTGCCCTCCAGGGAAGACGTGCGGCGGCCCGAACGGGACTCGCTTCGGCGCCAGCGTGAACAACATCTCCTTCGTCCTGCCCGCCAGCTTCTCCATCCTCCAGGCCCACCACCACGGCGTGGCCGGCGTGTTCACCACCGACTTCCCGGCCAACCCGCCGGTGCAGTTCCACTACACGGCGACCAATGTGACCCGCGCCCTGTGGCAGCCCGTCGCGGCGACCAAGGTGTACAAGTTGAGGTACGGTTCCGTGGTGCAGCTGGTGCTCCAAGGCACCAGCATCTTTGCCGCCGAGAACCATCCGATCCACATCCACGGCTACGACTTCTACATTCTCGCCGAGGGGTTCGGGAACTTCGACGCCGCCAAGGACACAGCCAAGTTCAACCTTGTCGACCCGCCGATGAAGAACACCGTCGGGGTGCCGGTGAACGGCTGGGCTGTCATCCGGTTCGTGGCGGACAATCCGGGGGTCTGGCTCATGCACTGCCATTTGGATGTGCACATCACCTGGGGCTTGGCCATGGCTTTCCTGGTGGAGGACGGAGTCGGAGAGTTGCAGTCCCTAGAGCCCCCTCCAGCTGACCTTCCCGTCTGCTAG